One genomic window of Tachypleus tridentatus isolate NWPU-2018 chromosome 12, ASM421037v1, whole genome shotgun sequence includes the following:
- the LOC143233670 gene encoding uncharacterized protein LOC143233670 isoform X1, whose translation MLSLYKKKSLNFSSAVDSRVLRAHRRTLDRKDIRHEQLSRRRNIGSSKSTTSCEVEPLAELHVEFHKPINSGGLKNQSNEPSSQETSKAINRREMLKKWKTERDFKKKIEMNKHKPVFKVGHVDHDPPRYLMSSSSKVLKKENTNTSKMWNLKTSVKNSFQSENLMQTKQSQQTTNLQTQTTGSSIRSTKPSHPKQNTTTRKMETSKQGEMRAQFPVVGGPVTRSKTSHLKVQKCEEIRTQEMLQSSSGKIGNENPKKDVCSLPAGPSPLPETPFPADISIIKKPPQNPSFAPTEYSFTAPNNLVSFNFNPVSPAVGVSFLCPPEGLFSNISRRASSTPIKSDSPLLKEQLLEMITSETTSATSSSEEEIEKTKKEKSVNDEQYSCSDRINYPLSENLSKSSSDIKEMQETVLVGGATAAGCDEDKENAMEQVIVEQYFSNKNSVERTFTPDNNDVEKKKLHLSGEEQDSSVSNPVEEEMDQDREHLFTPFSRRFTRSHISKVGDLISFSPVH comes from the exons ATGTTGtctttgtacaaaaaaaaatcccTAAATTTTAGCAGTGCTGTTGATAGCCGAGTTTTACGAGCACATCGTCGAACCCTTGACAGAAAGGATATTCGGCATGAACAGTTATCACGACGAAGGAATATTGGTAGTAGTAAAAGTACTACAAGCTGTGAAGTGGAGCCACTTGCTGAACTTCATGTTGAATTTCACAAACCGATAAATAGTGGTGGGCTGAAGAACCAATCAAAtg AACCTTCGAGTCAAGAAACAAGTAAAGCCATTAATAGACGTGAAATGCTGAAGAAGTGGAAGACTGAACGGGACtttaaaaaaaagatagaaaTGAATAAGCACAAGCCAGTGTTTAAGGTTGGCCACGTAGACCATGATCCTCCTAGATATTTGATGTCTTCCTCTTCAAAAgttctgaaaaaagaaaacacaaat ACCTCCAAGATGTGGAATTTAAAAACCTCAGTGAAAAACAGCTTCCAG TCTGAAAACCTTATGCAAACCAAACAATCACAACAGACAACAAATCTTCAGACTCAAACTACTGGATCATCTATTAGATCAACTAAGCCTTCCCATCCAAAGCAAAACACCACAACAAGAAAGATGGAAACATCAAAACAAGGAGAAATGAGAGCTCAATTCCCTGTCGTGGGTGGTCCAGTAACAAGATCGAAAACAAGTCATCTGAAAGTTCAGAAATGTGAAGAAATAAGAACACAAGAAATGCTCCAGTCTTCTAGTG gTAAAATTGGAAATGAAAATCCAAAGAAAGATGTGTGCAGTTTGCCAGCTGGACCTTCTCCCTTGCCAGAGACACCATTTCCAGCAGACATCAGCATCATTAAGAAGCCACCCCAAAACCCTTCTTTTGCACCTACAGAATACAGCTTTACTGCTCCAAACAATCTCGTTTCCTTCAATTTTAATCCAGTTAGTCCTGCTGTGGGCGTGTCATTTCTCTGTCCACCAGAGGGTTTGTTTAGTAACATTTCAAGAAG gGCCTCGTCTACTCCAATAAAAAGTGATTCCCCATTGTTAAAAGAACAGTTACTTGAGATGATTACCTCAGAAACAACATCTG CTACAAGTTCATCTgaagaagaaatagaaaaaacaaagaaagagaaaTCAGTTAACGATGAGCAGTATTCATGTTCTGATAGAATAAATTATCCTTTATCAGAGAATCTGTCAAAGTCCAGTTCAGATATAAAGGAAATGCAAGAAACAG TTCTTGTAGGGGGAGCTACTGCTGCAGGATGTGATGAAGACAAAGAAAATGCAATGGAACAAGTTATTGTAGAACAATACTTTTCCAACAAAAATTCTGTTGAAAGGACTTTTACACCTGATAACAATG ATGTtgagaaaaaaaagttacatctGTCTGGAGAGGAGCAAGATTCAAGTGTTAGTAATCCAGTGGAAGAAGAGATGGACCAG GATAGAGAGCACTTGTTCACTCCTTTCTCGAGAAGATTTACTCGGTCTCATATCTCAAAAGTTGGAGATCTTATATCATTTTCACCTGTTCATTGA
- the LOC143233670 gene encoding uncharacterized protein LOC143233670 isoform X2, which translates to MRNQDWKGQLQVTNGGFCTYLLVFLSENLMQTKQSQQTTNLQTQTTGSSIRSTKPSHPKQNTTTRKMETSKQGEMRAQFPVVGGPVTRSKTSHLKVQKCEEIRTQEMLQSSSGKIGNENPKKDVCSLPAGPSPLPETPFPADISIIKKPPQNPSFAPTEYSFTAPNNLVSFNFNPVSPAVGVSFLCPPEGLFSNISRRASSTPIKSDSPLLKEQLLEMITSETTSATSSSEEEIEKTKKEKSVNDEQYSCSDRINYPLSENLSKSSSDIKEMQETVLVGGATAAGCDEDKENAMEQVIVEQYFSNKNSVERTFTPDNNDVEKKKLHLSGEEQDSSVSNPVEEEMDQDREHLFTPFSRRFTRSHISKVGDLISFSPVH; encoded by the exons Atgcggaaccaggactggaaaggccaacttcaggtgactaacggtggtttttgtacttacctgttagtcttcctg TCTGAAAACCTTATGCAAACCAAACAATCACAACAGACAACAAATCTTCAGACTCAAACTACTGGATCATCTATTAGATCAACTAAGCCTTCCCATCCAAAGCAAAACACCACAACAAGAAAGATGGAAACATCAAAACAAGGAGAAATGAGAGCTCAATTCCCTGTCGTGGGTGGTCCAGTAACAAGATCGAAAACAAGTCATCTGAAAGTTCAGAAATGTGAAGAAATAAGAACACAAGAAATGCTCCAGTCTTCTAGTG gTAAAATTGGAAATGAAAATCCAAAGAAAGATGTGTGCAGTTTGCCAGCTGGACCTTCTCCCTTGCCAGAGACACCATTTCCAGCAGACATCAGCATCATTAAGAAGCCACCCCAAAACCCTTCTTTTGCACCTACAGAATACAGCTTTACTGCTCCAAACAATCTCGTTTCCTTCAATTTTAATCCAGTTAGTCCTGCTGTGGGCGTGTCATTTCTCTGTCCACCAGAGGGTTTGTTTAGTAACATTTCAAGAAG gGCCTCGTCTACTCCAATAAAAAGTGATTCCCCATTGTTAAAAGAACAGTTACTTGAGATGATTACCTCAGAAACAACATCTG CTACAAGTTCATCTgaagaagaaatagaaaaaacaaagaaagagaaaTCAGTTAACGATGAGCAGTATTCATGTTCTGATAGAATAAATTATCCTTTATCAGAGAATCTGTCAAAGTCCAGTTCAGATATAAAGGAAATGCAAGAAACAG TTCTTGTAGGGGGAGCTACTGCTGCAGGATGTGATGAAGACAAAGAAAATGCAATGGAACAAGTTATTGTAGAACAATACTTTTCCAACAAAAATTCTGTTGAAAGGACTTTTACACCTGATAACAATG ATGTtgagaaaaaaaagttacatctGTCTGGAGAGGAGCAAGATTCAAGTGTTAGTAATCCAGTGGAAGAAGAGATGGACCAG GATAGAGAGCACTTGTTCACTCCTTTCTCGAGAAGATTTACTCGGTCTCATATCTCAAAAGTTGGAGATCTTATATCATTTTCACCTGTTCATTGA